One window of the Thunnus albacares chromosome 3, fThuAlb1.1, whole genome shotgun sequence genome contains the following:
- the uba6 gene encoding ubiquitin-like modifier-activating enzyme 6: MAADSMEIDDSLYSRQRYVLGDSAMHQMAQSSVFLSGMGGLGIEIAKNIVLAGVKAVTLHDTKQCETWDLGSNFFIRKEDVLSLRTRGEAVCPRVAELNPYVHVDISSSALDLNSDLSFLRKYQCVILTEARLSLQKRVNEFCHSQRPQIRFIGCDAYGICVRVFCDFGEEFEVSDPTGEEPKEIFIQSITKDNPGVVTCMDNQPHGLQTGQSVVFREVNGMKELNGTARQVSVLSPYSFAIGDTSQLQIYAHGGFFVLVKSPKTYRFETLERQLCDPQVLTPDFSKPEAPLQIHAAMLALDTFQEQHSRLPNTGCVQDAEVLLKLTEEVNATLRNKAPVNMELVRCLSRTARGTLPPLAAAVGGIASQEVLKAITGKFAPLQQWFYLDAIEVVRPLQSLHAEEFFPRGDRYDGLRACIGESMCVELHKLRVFMVGCGAIGCEMLKNFALLGVGLAKSSGEVCITDPDLIEKSNLNRQFLFRPHHIQKPKSTTAAEASREINPDLQVDAHLNKVCPATEGIYNDSFYTRLNLVVTALDNVEARRYVDCRCVSNQRPLLDSGTMGTKGHTEIIMPNLTESYNSHRDPPEEEIPFCTLKSFPSVIEHTIQWARDKFENLFAHKPSMYNSFWQTHSSAEVVLQRMQAGESLEGSFQVIKLLSRWPSQWKHCITVARLKFEKYFTRKALQLLHSFPLDTRLKDGSLFWQSPKRPPAPIEFDLKDTLHFTFIVSMARLLAGIYNIPYSEKDLSEEAVTRILSDVKIPEYQPSEKCIETDETAKKPDYMKLPLSSEEEREAIAQLEQAIATDVTPERLQMSPLLFEKDDDSNGHMDFVASASALRAKMYSIEPADRLKTKRIAGKIIPAIATATAAVAGLVALELIKVVGGYGFESFKNCFFNLAIPVVVLTEPAPVKQTLIRDNIYFSIWDCWTIFGHEDFTLSDFMNAVREKYGIEPTMVVHGVKMLYVPVMPGHSKRLKLTMQKLIKPSMDRRYVDLTVSFAPEADGDEDLPGPPVRYYFSHNGETP, from the exons atggctgcagactcgATGGAGATTGACGACTCTCTGTACAG CCGCCAGCGCTATGTGTTGGGAGACAGTGCTATGCACCAGATGGCCCAGTCCTCAGTCTTTCTCAGTGGAATGGGAGGGCTGGGAATAGAGATAG CGAAGAATATTGTCCTGGCTGGTGTGAAG GCAGTCACCCTCCATGACACAAAGCAGTGTGAGACCTGGGATCTGGGCTCCAACTTCTTTATTCGCAAAGAGGATGTATTGAGCCTGAGGACAAG GGGAGAGGCGGTGTGCCCTCGGGTTGCAGAGTTGAACCCTTATGTCCATGTTGACATATCTTCCTCCGCTCTGGATCTCAACTCTGATCTTAGCTTTCTCAGAAAGTATCAG tgTGTGATTCTCACTGAAGCCAGATTGAGCCTACAGAAGAGAGTAAATGAGTTCTGCCACTCGCAACGACCACAGATCAGA TTCATTGGCTGTGATGCATATGGTATCTGTGTGCGGGTGTTTTGTGATTTCGGAGAGGAGTTTGAGGTGTCAGATCCCACTGGAGAAGAGCCCAAGGAGATTTTCATCCAAAGTATCACTAAG GACAATCCTGGGGTGGTAACCTGCATGGACAACCAACCCCATGGCCTGCAGACAGGCCAGAGTGTTGTCTTTAGAGAGGTCAATGGCATGAAGGAACTCAACGGCACTGCACGACAGGTTTCAG TCCTTTCCCCTTACAGTTTTGCAATAGGAGACACATCCCAGCTACAAATATATGCACATGGAGGTTTCTTTGTCCTGGTGAAATCCCCCAAGACATACAGATTC GAAACATTAGAAAGACAGCTGTGTGATCCTCAGGTCCTGACTCCAGACTTCAGTAAGCCAGAG GCCCCGCTACAGATCCATGCAGCCATGTTGGCCCTGGACACCTTCCAGGAGCAGCACAGTAGACTTCCCAACACTGg GTGTGTACAGGATGCTGAGGTTTTACTGAAGCTAACCGAGGAAGTGAATGCAACACTCAGGAACAAA GCTCCTGTGAATATGGAGTTGGTGCGCTGCCTGTCGAGGACAGCGAGGGGGACACTCCCTCCGTTAGCAGCAGCTGTAGGGGGCATAGCCAGTCAGGAAGTGCTCAAGGCCATCACGGGGAAGTTTGCACCTCTACAGCAGTGG TTTTATCTTGATGCCATTGAGGTCGTTCGGCCACTTCAGTCTCTGCATGCTGAGGAGTTTTTTCCCAGAGGAGATCGATATGATGGATTACGAGCTTGCATTGGTGAATCAATGTGTGTAGAACTGCACAAGCTCAGGGTCTTCATG GTGGGCTGTGGTGCCATCGGCTGTGAGATGCTGAAAAACTTTGCTCTGCTTGGAGTGGGATTGGCCAAGAGTTCAGGAGAG GTGTGCATCACAGATCCAGACCTTATAGAAAAGTCCAACCTGAATCGGCAGTTTCTCTTCCGACCACATCATATACAG aAACCGAAGAGTACCACAGCAGCAGAAGCCTCTCGGGAGATCAACCCAGACTTGCAGGTGGACGCTCACCTCAACAAGGTGTGTCCGGCTACTGAGGGGATCTACAATGATTCCTTCTACACCCGCCTGAATCTAGTGGTCACCGCGCTGGACAACGTGGAGGCTCGGAGATATGTGGACTG cCGCTGTGTATCCAATCAGAGACCTCTCCTGGACTCTGGCACCATGGGAACTAAAGGACACACAGAAATCATTATGCCAAATTTGACAGAGTCCTACAATAGCCAT AGAGACCCCCCAGAAGAAGAAATCCCATTCTGCACTCTTAAGTCTTTCCCTTCTGTCATAGAGCACACCATCCAGTGGGCCAGGGACAAG TTTGAGAATTTGTTCGCCCACAAGCCCTCCATGTACAACTCCTTCTGGCAGACCCACTCCTCAGCTGAAGTTGTGCTACAG AGGATGCAAGCAGGAGAAAGTCTGGAGGGGTCATTCCAGGTCATTAAGCTGCTAAGCAGGTGGCCTAGCCAGTGGAAACATTGCATCACTGTAGCTCGTCTGAAATTTGAAAAGTATTTTACGAGAAAG GCCCTACAACTGTTGCACTCTTTCCCCCTGGACACAAGGTTAAAAGATGGAA GTTTGTTTTGGCAGTCCCCAAAAAGACCTCCAGCACCTATTGAATTTGACTTGAAAGACACTTT GCACTTCACTTTCATCGTCAGCATGGCCCGGCTCTTGGCAGGGATTTATAACATCCCTTACTCAGAGAAG GATCTCTCTGAAGAGGCCGTGACCAGGATTCTCTCTGATGTCAAGATTCCTGAGTACCAGCCCTCAGAGAAA TGTATAGAAACAGATGAGACAGCAAAGAAGCCTGACTATATGAAGTTGCCTCTAAGCagtgaagaggagagggaggccaTTGCACAGTTGGAGCAGGCTATCGCTACTGACGTCACACCAG AGAGGCTACAGATGAGTCCACTGCTATTTGAAAAGGACGACGACAGCAACGGCCACATGGACTTTGTCGCATCAGCATCTGCTCTCAGAGCCAAGATGTACTCCATCGAGCCAGCTGACAGACTCAAGACCAAACGCATCGCTGGCAAGATCATCCCCGCTATTGCCACGGCAACAGCTGCTGTGGCTGGACTG gTGGCCTTGGAGTTGATTAAAGTGGTTGGAGGCTATGGGTTTGAGTCTTTCAAAAACTGCTTCTTTAACTTGGCCATTCCTGTAGTAGTGCTCACTGAACCTGCCCCGGTTAAACAGACACTCATCAG GGACAACATCTACTTTTCCATCTGGGACTGTTGGACTATCTTTGGCCATGAGGACTTCACTCTCTCTGACTTCATGAATGCAGTGAGG GAAAAGTATGGAATTGAACCCACTATGGTCGTCCATGGTGTGAAGATGCTCTATGTGCCTGTGATGCCTGGACACTCAAAGAGACTTAAACTGAC GATGCAGAAGCTGATCAAGCCATCAATGGACCGCCGTTACGTTGACCTCACTGTGTCATTCGCTCCGGAGGCAGATGGAGATGAGGACCTCCCTGGCCCCCCTGTCAGGTACTACTTCAGCCACAATGGAGAGACGCCCTGA